One region of Priestia megaterium genomic DNA includes:
- a CDS encoding o-succinylbenzoate--CoA ligase yields MSGQTIPNGLMQRAYLTPNRVAVETLQTSLTFQELHKRVQKVAQQLSFNGVKQGDTIALCMKNSVEFIEILHAVSYIGARVLLVNTRLTNEEINYQLTDANVSLLITDEAFLTREFQSSITQLPLSSLKSSPETETYFQKTWNLEETFTIMYTSGTTGNPKGVLQTYGNHWWSSIGSALNLGLNEKDCWLIAVPLFHISGLSILMRSVFYGMKIILEERFEARAVNEAIENKGVTIISVVTSMLSNMLDELAERKYPNTFRCMLLGGGPAPLTILEACVNKEIPVYQTYGMTETSSQFVTLSPEDSLRKLGSAGKPLFPCAMKIVDENGNETREAGEIIVKGPNVTKGYLNKPEATKKALQQGWFYTGDIGKVDEEGFLYVLDRRSDLIISGGENVYPAEIENVLLKHPAVKEAGVTGVADGKWGQVPAACIVINEDVSDEELSLHIQQFLAKYKLPKYFVRVEELPRTASNKIIRRKLSSFIQKGI; encoded by the coding sequence ATGAGTGGCCAAACGATTCCTAATGGGCTTATGCAAAGAGCATATTTGACGCCAAACCGAGTGGCGGTAGAAACACTGCAAACGTCGCTTACTTTTCAAGAGCTTCATAAGCGTGTTCAAAAAGTAGCGCAGCAGCTTTCGTTTAACGGTGTAAAGCAAGGTGATACCATTGCTTTATGCATGAAAAACAGCGTGGAGTTTATTGAGATTTTACATGCGGTTTCTTATATTGGCGCTCGGGTGCTGCTCGTCAATACGCGTTTGACAAATGAAGAAATCAATTATCAGCTAACAGATGCAAACGTGTCGTTGCTTATTACGGATGAAGCATTTTTAACGAGAGAGTTCCAAAGTTCCATTACTCAGCTTCCTTTATCTTCTTTAAAAAGTTCTCCAGAAACAGAAACGTATTTTCAGAAAACGTGGAATCTCGAGGAGACGTTCACCATTATGTATACGTCTGGAACAACAGGTAATCCAAAAGGAGTGCTGCAGACATATGGAAATCACTGGTGGAGTTCCATTGGTTCAGCGCTTAATTTAGGATTAAATGAAAAAGACTGCTGGCTTATAGCGGTTCCTTTGTTTCATATTAGCGGATTATCCATTTTAATGCGGAGCGTCTTTTACGGAATGAAAATCATTTTAGAAGAACGATTTGAAGCAAGAGCGGTGAATGAAGCCATTGAAAACAAAGGAGTAACAATTATTTCGGTTGTCACTTCCATGCTATCGAATATGCTGGATGAATTAGCTGAACGTAAATACCCAAATACATTTCGCTGTATGCTTTTAGGAGGAGGACCCGCACCGCTTACTATTTTAGAGGCTTGTGTGAATAAAGAAATTCCTGTTTATCAAACGTATGGAATGACAGAAACATCTTCACAGTTCGTTACGCTTTCACCTGAAGATAGTTTGCGAAAACTGGGATCAGCAGGTAAACCATTATTTCCGTGTGCAATGAAAATTGTAGATGAGAATGGAAATGAAACACGTGAAGCAGGAGAAATCATTGTTAAAGGTCCAAATGTTACAAAAGGATATTTAAATAAACCTGAAGCTACTAAAAAAGCCCTTCAACAAGGCTGGTTCTATACAGGAGATATCGGGAAAGTGGATGAAGAAGGTTTTCTATATGTATTAGACAGACGTTCGGACCTTATTATTTCAGGTGGAGAAAATGTATATCCAGCTGAAATTGAAAATGTTTTGTTGAAGCATCCCGCTGTTAAAGAGGCCGGTGTAACGGGAGTAGCCGATGGAAAATGGGGACAAGTTCCTGCAGCATGCATTGTTATAAACGAAGACGTTTCAGATGAAGAGTTATCTTTACACATTCAACAATTTTTAGCAAAGTACAAACTTCCAAAGTATTTCGTTCGAGTAGAGGAGCTGCCGCGAACGGCCTCTAATAAAATCATACGCCGGAAGCTATCATCGTTCAT
- the menB gene encoding 1,4-dihydroxy-2-naphthoyl-CoA synthase has product MTVEWTSVRQYEDILYETYNGIAKITINRPEVHNAFRPKTVMELIDAFAYARDDASVGVIVLAGAGDKAFCSGGDQRVRGHGGYVGEDEIPRLNVLDLQRLIRVIPKPVVAMVSGYAIGGGHVLHVVCDLTIAADNAVFGQTGPKVGSFDAGYGSGYLARIVGHKKAREIWFLCRQYNAQEALDMGLVNTVVPLEQLEAETIQWCEEMLEKSPTALRFLKAAFNADTDGLAGIQQFAGDATLLYYTTDEAKEGRDAFKEKRNPDFQQFPRFP; this is encoded by the coding sequence ATGACAGTTGAATGGACATCAGTACGTCAATATGAAGACATTTTATACGAAACATATAACGGAATCGCTAAAATTACGATTAACCGTCCGGAAGTGCACAATGCATTCCGTCCAAAAACAGTAATGGAATTGATCGATGCATTTGCTTATGCTCGTGACGATGCAAGCGTTGGAGTAATTGTATTAGCAGGTGCTGGGGATAAAGCATTTTGCTCAGGCGGAGACCAAAGAGTTCGCGGTCACGGCGGCTATGTAGGAGAAGATGAAATTCCACGTCTAAACGTTCTAGATTTACAGCGTTTAATTCGCGTAATTCCAAAGCCGGTTGTTGCAATGGTATCAGGCTATGCAATTGGTGGAGGCCACGTTCTTCACGTTGTATGTGACTTAACAATTGCAGCGGATAACGCAGTCTTTGGACAAACAGGTCCTAAAGTTGGAAGCTTCGATGCAGGATATGGCTCTGGTTACTTAGCTCGCATCGTAGGCCATAAGAAAGCGCGTGAGATCTGGTTCTTATGCCGTCAGTACAACGCTCAAGAAGCACTAGACATGGGATTAGTAAACACGGTCGTTCCATTAGAACAGCTTGAAGCTGAAACAATTCAATGGTGTGAAGAGATGTTAGAAAAAAGTCCAACCGCTCTTCGTTTCTTAAAAGCAGCATTTAATGCTGATACGGACGGCTTAGCTGGTATCCAGCAATTTGCGGGTGACGCAACGCTTCTTTATTACACAACGGACGAGGCAAAAGAAGGTCGCGATGCATTTAAGGAAAAACGCAATCCAGACTTCCAACAGTTCCCACGTTTCCCTTAA
- the menH gene encoding 2-succinyl-6-hydroxy-2,4-cyclohexadiene-1-carboxylate synthase, whose translation MMYQLNGVSYYVHTEGKGEPLLLLHGFTGSSQTWRTFMKKFVKDYQVIAVDIIGHGQSAAPKEIKPYSMEAVVEALHELLQQLSLSQVNVIGYSMGGRLALSFAQRYPHLVKKLVLESASPGLKTREEQKLRKEKDEQLASRIVKNGIEEFVNFWEEIPLFRSQKQLPSYVQEAVRQERLSHTEIGLSNSLKGMGTGVQPSLWEKLDDLLMPVLLITGEVDQKFCLISKEMQTLIPNATSKIILGTGHAIHVEQPEIFGRIVSEFLATT comes from the coding sequence ATGATGTATCAATTAAATGGTGTATCTTACTATGTGCACACCGAGGGAAAAGGAGAGCCGCTGCTGCTTCTTCACGGCTTTACCGGTTCTTCTCAAACCTGGCGTACCTTTATGAAGAAATTCGTTAAAGACTATCAAGTGATTGCTGTTGATATTATTGGTCATGGCCAATCAGCAGCTCCGAAAGAAATCAAACCATATTCAATGGAAGCAGTTGTTGAAGCACTGCATGAGCTGCTTCAACAGCTATCTCTATCACAGGTGAATGTAATTGGATATTCGATGGGAGGAAGGCTTGCTCTCTCATTTGCTCAGCGATATCCACACCTTGTGAAAAAGTTGGTATTAGAAAGCGCATCGCCTGGTTTAAAAACGCGAGAAGAACAAAAGCTAAGAAAAGAAAAAGATGAGCAGCTGGCGAGCCGCATTGTGAAAAATGGAATTGAAGAATTTGTGAACTTTTGGGAGGAAATCCCTCTTTTTCGTTCTCAAAAGCAATTGCCTAGCTATGTTCAAGAAGCGGTGCGTCAAGAAAGACTTTCGCATACAGAAATCGGCCTTTCCAACAGTTTGAAAGGAATGGGAACAGGAGTCCAGCCGTCCCTTTGGGAGAAGCTGGACGATCTGTTGATGCCGGTTTTGCTTATTACAGGAGAAGTAGATCAAAAGTTTTGTTTAATTTCCAAAGAAATGCAAACATTAATACCAAATGCTACTTCTAAAATTATTTTAGGGACAGGCCATGCAATTCACGTGGAACAACCCGAGATTTTTGGTAGAATAGTAAGTGAGTTCTTAGCTACTACATAA
- the menD gene encoding 2-succinyl-5-enolpyruvyl-6-hydroxy-3-cyclohexene-1-carboxylic-acid synthase gives MEHIKSLTTYIASFVDELVEANVEEVVVSPGSRSTPIAMLMAEHPDIHVHLNIDERSAGFFALGIAKAKKKPVALVCTSGTAAANYYPAVIEAHYSRIPLVVITADRPHELRDIGAPQAINQNHLFGQYAKWFVDTALPEESADMNRYIRTVASRAVHTAQAIPSGPVHINVPLREPIVPDLSIEDLWSQGKRGKSYVAAIHGEASLSEKGFEEIAKRLEGTTKGLIICGDQMSLKAVDSVCRLADALSFPVLADPLSQLRSGKHSKENVIETYDTFLKSDKVDERFYPEVVIRFGAMPVSKPLLQFLKAHEPKEMFVVDQGKGWRDPTLRSTVMIEANETLFCEELIKRLSANQEESTSWLSLWKKINAQTAQALKTLTSGQEWFEGQVVQEIVDVVPEGTALFVGNSMPVRDIDSFFLNTEKDIPLFVNRGANGIDGVVSSALGVSTAYDHTVLFIGDLSFYHDLNGLLAAKMHNLNLTVVLVNNDGGGIFSFLPQSKQEKHFEFLFGTPTGLNFEHATRLYDGTFSSASSWEEFRHAMNHAFTKGGLHVVEIRTTRTENVETHRSLWKLVSEEINLSNGVE, from the coding sequence GTGGAACACATTAAATCATTAACAACGTATATTGCGTCATTCGTGGATGAATTAGTAGAAGCAAATGTTGAAGAAGTAGTGGTCAGTCCAGGGTCACGTTCAACGCCTATTGCGATGCTTATGGCTGAGCACCCTGATATTCATGTGCACTTAAACATTGATGAACGTTCTGCCGGCTTTTTTGCTCTAGGAATAGCAAAAGCAAAGAAAAAACCAGTGGCGCTTGTATGTACATCTGGAACAGCTGCAGCGAATTATTATCCTGCAGTAATTGAAGCTCACTACTCACGCATTCCTTTAGTCGTTATCACAGCCGATCGGCCGCACGAGTTAAGGGATATAGGTGCCCCGCAGGCAATTAATCAGAATCATCTTTTCGGTCAGTATGCGAAGTGGTTTGTAGATACAGCTTTACCAGAAGAAAGTGCAGATATGAATCGTTATATTCGAACAGTAGCTTCAAGGGCTGTTCATACAGCTCAAGCTATACCGAGCGGTCCTGTACACATTAACGTACCTTTACGTGAACCGATTGTACCAGATTTGTCTATTGAAGATTTATGGAGTCAGGGGAAACGCGGTAAATCATATGTGGCTGCTATTCATGGAGAAGCATCTCTATCTGAAAAAGGATTCGAAGAAATTGCGAAGCGCCTAGAGGGAACAACAAAAGGACTTATTATATGCGGAGATCAAATGTCTTTAAAAGCAGTAGACAGCGTATGCCGTTTAGCTGACGCTTTAAGCTTTCCGGTGCTCGCAGATCCGTTATCACAATTAAGAAGCGGCAAGCATTCAAAAGAAAATGTAATAGAGACATATGATACATTTTTAAAAAGTGATAAGGTTGATGAGCGTTTTTACCCCGAAGTTGTCATTCGTTTTGGCGCGATGCCGGTATCGAAACCGCTATTGCAATTTTTAAAAGCACACGAGCCGAAAGAAATGTTTGTAGTTGACCAAGGTAAAGGCTGGAGAGATCCTACTTTGCGTTCAACAGTGATGATTGAAGCCAATGAAACATTATTTTGTGAAGAACTGATCAAGCGCCTTTCAGCGAATCAAGAGGAGTCTACTTCATGGCTGAGTCTATGGAAAAAGATTAATGCTCAAACTGCACAGGCTCTCAAAACATTAACTTCTGGCCAGGAATGGTTCGAAGGACAAGTAGTTCAAGAAATTGTGGATGTAGTACCTGAAGGCACGGCTTTGTTTGTTGGAAATTCAATGCCTGTTCGAGATATTGATTCTTTCTTCTTAAATACGGAGAAAGATATTCCACTTTTTGTAAACCGAGGAGCAAATGGAATTGATGGTGTGGTTTCGTCTGCTCTAGGCGTAAGCACGGCTTACGATCACACCGTTTTATTTATTGGTGACCTATCTTTTTATCACGATTTAAATGGTCTGCTGGCAGCTAAGATGCATAATTTAAATTTAACCGTTGTGCTAGTTAACAATGACGGCGGAGGAATTTTTTCATTTTTACCGCAGTCAAAACAAGAAAAGCACTTTGAATTTTTATTCGGTACGCCAACTGGATTGAATTTTGAGCATGCCACTCGTCTGTATGATGGCACATTTTCTTCAGCAAGCAGCTGGGAAGAATTTCGACATGCAATGAACCATGCTTTCACAAAAGGCGGGTTACATGTTGTAGAGATTCGTACAACTCGTACAGAAAATGTAGAGACTCATCGCAGTTTGTGGAAACTTGTTTCCGAGGAAATAAATTTGTCAAACGGTGTGGAATAA
- a CDS encoding isochorismate synthase, which produces MIATTEQLVQEYIKDAIERAKNENQPKLVSLVKKVRPIDPLIFYANGHDQFYKERFFWKDPNSYYTFVGLGYAHTICTNAAKERYFHIENEWKRFIKEDFYKNNQIFPDGTGPLLFGGFSFDPNQYRENYWSDFPSSKFMIPTVLYTQVNKEGYLTVNMMVKGQDSVKEHINYFEEVQKLVLCEEYDGESHISPLLLEKEEIGVEKFKGNIERATTLIKQQVIEKVVLARQLKVKFNEDISTEYVLQRLLKEQPTSYTYILEGEHQHFIGASPERLVQKQGDYVFSTCLAGSIPRGKTRQEDHELGEELLQDPKNLIEHDVVVHMIKEAMNSYCYEVEIPSKPSLYKTKHIQHLYTPVKGRIKEDVTLFSFIQKLHPTPALGGYPQQEALPIIRKLESFDRGWYAAPLGWMDINGNGEFIVGIRSAVIQQKEAVLFAGCGIVADSTPESEYEETKIKFNPMLSALGGIMRGTH; this is translated from the coding sequence GGACATGACCAGTTTTATAAAGAACGCTTTTTTTGGAAAGATCCCAACAGTTATTATACATTTGTTGGATTAGGATATGCGCATACTATTTGCACCAATGCGGCAAAAGAACGTTATTTCCACATTGAAAATGAATGGAAGCGCTTTATAAAAGAAGACTTTTATAAAAATAACCAAATTTTCCCTGATGGGACAGGTCCTCTTTTATTTGGAGGATTTTCATTTGACCCAAATCAGTATCGAGAAAACTATTGGAGTGATTTCCCGAGTTCAAAATTTATGATTCCAACTGTGTTATATACCCAGGTAAATAAAGAAGGATATCTTACCGTTAATATGATGGTTAAAGGACAAGATTCTGTAAAAGAGCACATCAATTATTTCGAAGAGGTCCAAAAACTTGTTCTTTGTGAAGAGTACGACGGGGAATCTCATATTTCACCTTTGCTGTTGGAAAAAGAAGAAATTGGGGTAGAGAAATTTAAAGGAAATATTGAAAGAGCTACTACTTTAATTAAGCAACAGGTTATAGAGAAAGTGGTTCTTGCTCGCCAATTAAAAGTAAAATTTAATGAAGATATTTCTACTGAATACGTGCTTCAGCGTCTGTTAAAGGAACAGCCAACTAGCTACACATATATTTTAGAGGGAGAGCATCAGCATTTTATCGGCGCTTCCCCAGAAAGACTAGTACAAAAACAAGGAGATTACGTGTTTTCCACTTGTTTAGCGGGTTCGATTCCAAGAGGAAAGACAAGGCAGGAAGATCACGAACTAGGTGAGGAATTGCTTCAGGATCCTAAGAACTTAATTGAGCACGATGTTGTTGTTCATATGATTAAAGAAGCGATGAATTCTTATTGTTATGAAGTAGAAATTCCAAGTAAGCCAAGTTTATATAAAACAAAGCATATTCAACATTTGTATACACCTGTGAAAGGGCGTATAAAGGAAGATGTGACGCTATTTTCATTTATTCAAAAGCTCCATCCAACACCAGCGTTAGGAGGATATCCTCAACAGGAGGCCTTGCCTATTATTCGAAAGCTAGAATCCTTTGACCGAGGGTGGTACGCAGCTCCTTTAGGATGGATGGATATCAATGGAAACGGTGAATTTATAGTAGGAATCCGCTCGGCTGTTATTCAGCAAAAAGAAGCTGTTTTATTTGCGGGCTGTGGAATTGTAGCAGATTCTACGCCTGAAAGTGAATATGAAGAAACAAAAATTAAATTCAACCCGATGCTTTCAGCTTTAGGAGGGATTATGCGTGGAACACATTAA